The Diospyros lotus cultivar Yz01 chromosome 11, ASM1463336v1, whole genome shotgun sequence region GAAAACTGAAAAGATGTGTCCCATATCTTCCTCCTACATTTCTCCTCAAGATAAAATCACACTAGCTACTGAGCAACACCTACAATCCAATACAATATCAATGGCGAGGTCCACTTGAATCTCCCCCTACTAGCATACCACTGTGTCCACCAAACCACAACCTCAAGCAAATTCCCTAAGTAATGTGTATATCTACTGTTATCCACAAGATAGGCTCCCAAGTAAGATAACTCGTATATATTAAAGTCCTTAATGAAGTTGAATAGTGAAGTTTCAACGTAATGACCACAAAACAAGTTAAAATTGGGTTGAGCTGACTGTTTCATTTTGAAATAACATTAATAGAGTTGACTACATGTATAACATAAATTATCGATCAAACTTTCTAGCACAACAGAAAAGAACATGGTGACACCAATTAAACAGTTCTTAGCTCGCAGACAGCTAGGTTTTGCATTAAGTTTTTTATCAGCTTATTACAATAGACGAAGGAAGGAGTTTTGAATTCATGCCATGCATAGGACTTACACGCCACCTAAATAGAGACTTCAACACATTGCGTGTCCAATTGAATTCCAAAGCAGAAACTCCAATCCGCCGCGCAGTTCAGGGTGCCAACACCACCAATATAATTCATACTAACCCAAATCAGATTCCAGTTGATTATCCTAGATATCGGGCATCCATAGTATGAATTCAATTGCacgttcaaaaataaaatagccaAGCGAAGCCCACAGACGGACCTGAAAGACTGAAATAACTATCCAAGTCTGTCCGTTTCCTTAGCAACTTAACTGATACcatttatcaaaagaaaaaatgcgTAGCTTCTACACGTCTAaggaatttcaaattttcatcaaacctaaagaaataaaaaataaggaacAAAACAAACGCACCTTGAACACAAACACAAAGTAACCGTCATAATTTATTCACGCAtgaacagaaagagagagagagagagagagaggctacTCAGAGTAGAGTTACCATCAACGGCGCTTCAACGGCGGAGCTTTATGGCGACGCCGGCGGTTCTCGAAAGAGATGGCTCAAAgcgagaaagaagaaagaggtgCGAAATGGATATACTGTTGGTAGCATGAAATGAAGCCGCAAATGTACCAATCCCTCCgcccaaactttttttttttttttcattcactAGGTCCGAGTTTTGCTCAATTAATTCTTAGGGAATGgtaattttctcttttgataTATTTTCTGGATAAATTCAAATACTGTCACAGTCTATACACACTCAAAACTAAATATTCAATACTGTCTATGTGAAATTTATCTTCCaactaaatattatatttcagtaataattttactttttaagtcACCGTGCTAATTCAAACCTCAATAgtttatgtaaaatttaaagtGGTTTACCATTTTCCATGCTGGTGAGGGCAAGCCCAAACTCATTTTGTTGACTTGGAATTGGTTTTATGCTCACTGCTCACaaactaaatttattaaataaattttataaatcaataaaatatataataatttataataatattttctaaaattaacaATGTggtcaaatttattattaattttagataaaattattataaattattattataaattttatagtgTCCCTTAgatttataaatgttatttttaagaGTTATTTATGggcataatatttttttattgattaaacTTTATTTGTATGGAGATTTAGAAATGTGATCGCATGTTGTcagttaaaaagtaaaatatttttaataatagtttATTGACAGTtacagtttaattttttatatttttagataaaatttaaatagaaattaaatttaatgtgatgttaaatttaaatatattataatttgaaGACTATAAGTAAGTTTGAATCTTATTGgtaaattttagttttgtttttctaaataaaatgtatagagggttttttaaataaattataaatttatatatgataataaatttatcattacaaattaatttacaatCTTCGAGATACTTGTAAAATGGAAGAAAGTTAGAGGGCATAGTAGGCCTTCAACATGAGCtatctaatatttaaattagttttgctataaattaaaagagaaaacagtatattttatatagtattttttgtatatttaaagAGTAAGGGGTCACTCTTTATTTATAAAGGTTGATGTTAATAAATAGGAGAGTATATGCAcattttaacaatatttgttCTAGCTTTCAAAgcatcaatttcaaatattagatGGCACGCTTCGATCAAAGATCACACTCAGACAATTTTCAAGAGACTTATCAGTTATCACTCTTTCGTAGAGTCTTCCCTTAacatctaaataagaattatcaAAGCGATCTCTTGGATACATAATAAGAGGGTCTTTGAAAGACCTAGATGAGAGGGGTATCTCAACTTTcatgattttctttcttttcttttggagTTATTTATTATAGggcttaatttttttacaaacaaGTCATGATCCAAGACACATCCAAGAGTATTTTAAAAATCCACATTATTGATAAGATTTCATAATATCGAAATAGTTTGtttgtttatataaaaatataaattttaatttagcattataataaaatagaagggAGATGAACGGTTGCCCCACACGAACTAACAAGAGTGAGTGTGCGGATCCCACCTCCATGgatctctcttttctcttatcTCTCAATTTATTTGTATTGAACAAATTTTATATTGGACAATGCAAATAATATAAGAGTTTCTTAGAATGGGAATAAGTAGAATGGAAggcgaaaatattttttttttgagaaaattagataaaagtaaagaaaagtatttatattataaGGCGTAGACTACTATCGTGTAGAGTcgaatcatatatattttttttaggtgACAAacattaaactcaaaatacaagGGGCAACTTCGTAATTACGGCGGCCAAACGGGAATGGAATGGATAAGCTCCTGCAGCTGAGATCCAATAGAGGAGACACCAACGCCAACCATTCCAAACAAGGGAAGCAGCAGCAGCTATCGAACGATGGAAGCCTCTTCGCTGGCCACCAGAGCCCTGCCCTCGCCATTCTCTCCttcaccaaaccaaaccaaatctcTCGCCCAATCCCCAATCTTCCGGCCAAACCCAGTCCAAACCCACACCCACTTCCCGCCCATCTCCGCAGCGCTCAACAGGCCCCGAGGCTTCGGCCCCGCCCCCAAGAAAACCAGAAAGAGAAAGACACAGAAGAAAGGCGGCTACAACACCGACGACGAAGACGAGgacgaagaggaagaagaggagcgGGAAGCGGGGATCATACCGGAGGTGGTGACGAACCGAATGATCAGCCGAATGGGGTTTTCAGTGGGGATCCCGCTGTTGATCGGGTTGATGTTTTTCCCGTTCTTTTACTACCTGAAGGTTGTGGCCAAGGTCGATGTGCCGACGTGGGTGCCGTTTATAGTGTCGTTCGTGTTCTTCGGGGCGGCGCTGTTGGGGGTGAGTTACGGGATCGTGTCGTCGAGCTGGGATCCGTTGAGGGAAGGGTCCGTGTTGGGGTGGAAGGAGGCGCAGAAGAATTGGCCCGTCTTCTGGCAGTCCATTTGGGGGCCAGGATCCGGGAAGAAGAGGTAGCTTGCTGGCCGGCGccggcgatggcgatggcgatggcgattcACTCTTCAGAGATCTTGAACTTACCAAAAAGCGGGGGACTGCATGCCTCCTGAGTTCAGCTCAGTCGGCTTTTGCTTTAGCTTAAAGAGTAGTACTGATAATATTTCTGACTCTATTTTATGCGTTccttttaatatttgattggGGTGGAACTGAGCTGAATGACAATACCCTTTTGAGTGAAGTGAAGGGGCTTATTTTGTACAACAAATTTTGTAAGATACATTTCAATACAACCTCCCTCACATTCGCAAGTGATTCGGTGTtcgatttaataaaaaaaatttaaatttttttattaaggtAAATGATTCGGTCTTGAATTtaactttgaaattttatttataaacgagtcgaatttgaatttaataaaacttGATTGGTTGAAACTCGCAAACATGTTTGattagatttataaatattaataaactcaaTTAGAGATTcgtaaatatatttaattaaaaaattgtgaaTAGGTCATGAATAAtcttatttaatataaagttgttaaattttaaattattataaaaatataataaaaattattatatatattaatttaatcatttaatataatataatatatataataaaataaaataaaaaattatatttaagcaAGATAACAAATTTTGACAAATCTAAACTTGAGCCCGCTAGCAAGTTCTCAAGCTCGTGTTGAGATCAGTAAAGTTCAATTGCAATTCTAATCCATCTCGATTGTGAAAAGTATCACctcaattcatttatttattacacctttcaattatatatgttattctTAAATGCATGGCTTAATTTTAAGACTAATAAAGttggatcaatttcaaatatcTCCACTAAAACTGTGTTGTAATATAattccttaaattttaaaataattaaattgtaccctaattatatatttataatatctttaGATTTCTTGTAGCCATTTTAAGCACAGAAAACTCAACTGctggttctctctctctttgcctCTTCCGCTTTTTGACCGAGTGCGCGCTTTTCAAAAAgggataattatttattttataatatgataaaatatattattatttattttaattgaataattatagATTTAGTCAGACAGAAcggttataaatttatatatatatatatatattattaattaagatttggGAGGTAACGTCAAGTCCAACCGGCAACCGATGATGGCCGTATAGCGCCATAACCGTACGGCTCCCGTTGCCCTCAACCGTACATCAAGCCAGCGAAGCTCACGGCGCCCTTGCCCCCTGAATCCGCAAAGGCCGGCAGACAAAGCAAGCTCAATAATGCAAAAGGTCAATCcgccaaacctcaatttcaaaTCCACTATCCAGAGCCGTCGGCAaggacgacgacgacgacaaaGACGACTCCGTGGCCAGCCAATCTTCTTATTGGACCTTGAGCGCACTTTTCACAAAGCTCTGGCGCTGCTGGATCAAGACGCACGCATCCGATCCGAACCTACAAGTTTTACACAGAAACGGCAGGGGGCGGGGGGCATCGGGCGAAGCGGCTCCGGCACCAAAGGAGGCAAAGCTCTGCGAGAAAACTCGAAAAGAGGGCAAGGGGCAGGGGCAGGGGCAGGGGTCATGTCCGGGAGTCAGAGGGCGAAATGCCGAATGGTTGCGGTACGTGCAGTGCAGGGTGTCTGACGCTGGTGTGGCTTTTAGAATCTTTTGGTTAGGGTTGTGGTTTGACTAGACGAAGAGGAGGAGGCGAGCAGCCGAGGAggcttggagagatgagatctTCGCACATTCCAATTAGGATCTGAGGTTTTGTACTTCAGTGATGTTGCTTTTTGTAGGGAGGGAGGGATCTCAAAGTGCTTCCAAAACGTGGTTCTTGATTGGACCTCTCGGATCTTAGGTTCCCTTCAAATCCACGTGCCGCTTCTTTACTCGTTGACATTAtgagtataatataataattaatatataaacaatGTGCTACAATTAATTATCATGTTTTGCTTCaggaaaacaaaattattaagttttgataaaaaaccaaatatatatatacatattttataaaattattacattCGTGTGTGGTattgaacaaaaaatatttttaatcaaaatagaATGAAGGATCACAAGTGATGAGGTGATCAATTTGACAAGGGATTTGATGGCTGTGATGAGTCAGTCTTGATGAGGTGACACAATCAGGACCATTGAATCCAGGGACAGTAAAACACGTGGTCTACTTGTAACACACGCTAGACGATTCGTCACCCGCAAGACAGGTGGCTCCCACATGCTCTCAATCACCGAGACCGTTTTTTTACTGACCTTAACTGTTTATTCCATGCGTCCGCTCTTCTCTTGCCCCGTTAACGACGTCTAACTTAACGGTTTTCCACAAATATGCACTGCAAGTCAATTGGAGGtccattttatattaaaaatataaataatacgaatcatttttatataatatattatgtattctCAATTTATACGTACAACAAAATACTGCCGTTTATGAGGGGTACGATACGACTCGTATGAACCACAAATTTAAAAGCCCTACGTCTAAGCATACTTAACGGAAAGAGTGACGGCGTCGCTGCTCTTCCTCTGCGTATGCAAAAGAGCCCCTAGATATTCTCTTCTCTTGTCTCAATCGCTTATCTGtgcctccctatatatatatatatgtgcagacagggagagagagaagagagatggTAACACATACAATAAATATTTGTTTGTGCATACATATGGTAACGTAAAACCTGGAGCAAAGCATCCAAAACTTTCCGTTTTggagctctctctccctcttcgtAACCAATCAAACAGCCATAGTCTCGCCGGCGAGCGGCGCCAGCGGTGATTCGCCGTTGGCGTTCTCGGGAGATTCTCTGAAGTCTCTGCTACTGAAGGCAATGCGTCTCCGAATTTGGCAAGTGTGTGTTGATGGCTTAGATTGAATTCCAGGTTTTCCTATGGGATATACTGATGCATAGGAAGATCTAGGGCTTTTTGTACTGTTATTTGATGGTTAAAGTGGATCGGAATAGGCAAACGTTAGCGGTATTTGGATCTCTAGTGGAGGATTTCTCGGATTTTGAAGTTGTTTTCGGAGGCAGAGCAGAGCGTTGCCGGTGAAAGAGATTGCTCTGAGGTAATGTGTTTGTTCCTGTTACAGTTTGCAGTCATCTCTGATTTCGATTTGATAAACATTTGGCACTCCCGACTTTCTGCGTTTCTGCAAGTTGGTTAGGATTTAATCCGTTTCTTATCGGCGATTTCCTAATTCGACGATTCCCGTGATTGATTTTGCATTTTCCGAATTTTCTTTTATCAACACGATTATTCGCTTTCCGCTTCGTTGAAATCACGGTTTCTTTCTCTAGTCATCTCaacaattttatattatatctaCATATGTAGGTATTTGTTTTTTCAGTTTGTTTGAACTGTTAGTTCGTATATCAACATTTGTAGGTTTTTGTTATTTCGGTTTGTTTTGAACTATAAGTTCAACAGGAATAAAAGTAATCTGAAGGAGAGAGGGTAAAGGAAGAGGGGAAGTCAGAGAGTGCTTGGTTAGGTGAGTCGTTTGCGGACGACAATAACGTGCAATGTAAATGACTTTTACAGAGAATGACGAGTAATCAAATGTGATTTCTGTGCTTTTGTCTGTTTGTCGATTCATCGGGCGCTTTCAGCATTCGACACACTGagcccccccaccccccacacCCATCGATTCCTAAAGCGATTTGTAATCGGTCGTTCTACTTTGATCAGCATAACGTAAATAATCTTCATcattctatttctctctctagccactctctctctctctttctatacatgtatatatctttctctttctacacacatatacatgtgtgtatatatatatgtgtgtataattACTCACTTctgatttttgatttattgaagaaTGTGGAATGGAATGATCGATACGAACAAAACCAGAACTGAGTCGATTTGTTTAATATACTCGTCATAAACTTCCgcttattctttatttattcatttatttcgTCCGGAGGCTCTGCACATATTAAAGCACTCACACTGCACTCGTTTTTTGAGaaccactttcaaaattttCCCTTCAATAATTGACTCCGTTATTTATGCCATTTTAGTTTCTCTGATCCCGAGCTCTCCTGGTCtacttttctgttttctttttcgtttttcTCAAATCCCGGTCGTCATGATATTATTCCTCCTATTTTCCCAACAACCAAACAGCACTCTTCGTGAATATTTTATTCGGAAATGTTAGGAAATGGCCCGTCCAATGATGTCTACCAAGGATGTTCTAATATTTATATTCGCTTCTTTCATACTTATTCgccaaaaatagtaaaatatccTTGCGGAATGTTATCCTGGGAAGTGTTTCACGGGAATCTCATATCATCAGAAGAACAAAgcggaaaattttattttattcccttCGGTAGATGCTCCTGAGGCTTCTTCCATACACGTTTTATTTTCTGGGTATtcgttttatttcatttttttatggttatcACTTATCGTTCCTGTTTTTGGTTACTCTGGTGAGTGCAGGTAAAAGCCGCAAGAGGAAAAGGGTTTAAGTAGAAACAAGAGGAAATGCTGACGTGTATTACGTGTTCGAAGCAAAgggtggaggaggaggaggagggcgGTGGGGAAGGGGCGCGTGGTACGCCAAGAACAAAAGAAGCCGTCAAAAGCCTGACGGCGCAGGTTCTAATCCTATGTCCTCACCTCCCTCTTgcatatattttactttttggcACTCTCATTCTTTCCTTGTCttgtgattttctttttttctttcgcTAATTGTCTTGTGAAATTTTCTCGGGTGAGAAAACTAACAAAATTCTCAGCTAACTAATGATAATACACTTTAGTCAATAATGGTGGGTCCACCTCTATTTTTCATACACAATGAATATGACAACGCATCGGTCTAATAATCTGGTTGACCTAAATGCTTAATCACTTCAGTAATTGCATGGAACAAAATAACtttcaatcaaaagaaaaatactgaGGAGTTTTTCCCCGATTCAGCATGAATAATGCTGCCAAGCAAATTTCTGATGCCCCTTGTCCTTCACTTCATATCATCATAACATTACAAGGCAATTGGTCAGagcttaatttattttagagcCGTGCCAGAATCTCTCTTTTCcagtctttttaatttttttttttctccattcttTTTCGTTCTATCACAAGTCAATTGTTGGGAAATTTATATTAGATCTGTGCCAGAATATCCTTTGCCGGTCTTTACTCTTTCGcgattctttttcttccttttcacaCATCTATACTGCTGTTGGAGTTGAGGTAATTGTTCACCTGATGCAGGTAggagaatctggaaattttagcCCATAAGCATATACTTACACGTGTATATATCCAAACATTATTCAAAATGACACGGTTCAAAAGAGCATAGATAAATTATTTGGAGataaaactgccacaaaatagTTTTCAAGAATTGGAGAAAATCAAACACAATGGTATTGAATTTTTCGGTAAAAGACATTAGATCACATTTGATAAATTATCTTAGCTATTGGATCACCTCAATTCATCTATTGTTCAATATTTACATTAAGGTgcttaaaaatatgtttgataacaAGAATCTGGTGGATTGAGGCGGTAAAATGGGTCAAGTAGGTGGCTCCTCCTTTGATGTCTTTCTGTACATATGCGTGTATACTGGTGCAAGATCAACTTATATCCAtctgatataaaaaaaattctatgttgctcattattttcaacaaattGGTATATCAAAAGATCGTTAGTACTATTTTCTTCTTAGGTTCATAGTAGGATAATGCTGCATACAAGATTCAATGATTTTTCTCACTGTTGTTTTCTTGCTTACGACGTGTAAGGTTGTGGAATAtgttctgaaaaatatatgccaGATcaacttttatatttatttagctAATCAAATATATGCTAGACCAATTTATATCTGTTTATGAGTAATAAATTGCTGTGGAacatttttatgtaaatatagtaaTAGATGAGGGTACTGCCATGCTAATTAAATCTACtataaagatgcaatgttttTGTTGCTTTGACAGTTGTAATGGGCCTAGCAGTAGTTAAAGTGATCTGGCAGTATACAAGTATCATCCTTTAATGGGTGAGAGAAAATGATATTGTGGTGTGCAATGTTTAAATTATTACCTACAAAGGTGAATCTCCCAAGTCATGTGGAGGGCCAATCCAGTTCATAGGTTATAAAGCTTCCTGTGAGACAGGTCAGCTAAGATACTGACTTGGTTCCCCATTTGAAAATATGTCCCTAAACTCTGTCTTGTCAATGCTGTGTTTGGAACTCTCAGAGCAATTTTTCATGTATCTTTTGAGTAGACTATTAAATTGTCACGATTTAgactagttttattttatttttctttctgcaaaattgtattagttaattATTTACAGATTAGAGATAGTTGTGTAGTGTTTAGGAGCAGTTATATCTAGTGGAGAAGTGGAAACTGCCACAAATAAACTGTTGGATAGCCTCCTATATAAAGCTGTAACCTCTTGGCCAATTTTAAGCTTTGATGAATTAAAAGTTATTCCCTTCTCTCTGAaatcctccctctctctcggtttctctcctctctcttggtttctctctaattctccccATCtcccgtctctctctctctctattttcctGTCTAATCCTCCAGCTCTCTCTGTTATTCTCTCTTATTCTGTCTGATCCTTCCCATTTCTCCTATTCTCCCGATTCTATCTTCAAGATAATCACAAGTCAGGCTTGGGTTCATGACATAAATATTCTAAAAGTGATGTGCTAAATGCCATCACCATGAAACTGAGTGCATCGACCTTGTCTACTAAGTGAAGGCTGTCACTTCATAATAGACGAGGAACAGCTCGTGAAAATATAACACCTATTGTTATAAAATGAAGTTTTTGTATGGAActtctataataataaaaagtgtAATATAGAGATGCACTTTGAAggattaatttagtttaatggATTTCATTCAAGGTTGGGAAAAATGGTCAGGTGAATAAAATTATTGCACATCTCCATATCAAGAAGCACCAAAAGTTACTTTAGCAATTTGAAATGGTTGAGACTATATGTTTCTTTTGGCCAGTCCATCAGAATGGTTCAAttgatta contains the following coding sequences:
- the LOC127813290 gene encoding protein PAM68, chloroplastic, encoding MEASSLATRALPSPFSPSPNQTKSLAQSPIFRPNPVQTHTHFPPISAALNRPRGFGPAPKKTRKRKTQKKGGYNTDDEDEDEEEEEEREAGIIPEVVTNRMISRMGFSVGIPLLIGLMFFPFFYYLKVVAKVDVPTWVPFIVSFVFFGAALLGVSYGIVSSSWDPLREGSVLGWKEAQKNWPVFWQSIWGPGSGKKR